DNA sequence from the Streptomyces cinnabarinus genome:
TTCTACGACGTCGTACGGACCTCCGACGGGACCGTGCACGCGATGATCGGTGACGTCTGCGGACACGGGCCCGACGAGGCCGCGCTCGGTGTCGAGCTGCGGATCGCCTGGCGGGCGCTGACGCTGGCCGGGCTGTGCGGGGACGAGCTGCTGGGGACGCTTCAGCAGGTGCTGGAGCACGAGCGGGCGGACGACGAGATCTTCGCGACACTGTGCACCGTTGACATCGCGCCGGACGGTCGTCGTGCCGGGCTGTGTCTGGCCGGGCATCCGTCGCCGCTGCTCGCCCGGCCCGGACGGGCGGCCCGGCTGCTTCCGTATGAGAAGAACGGGCCTGCGCTGGGTCTGCTGCCTGGGGCCCGGTGGCCTCGGACGCAGGTCGAGCTGGGGGCCGAGTGGAGCCTGATGCTCTATACCGACGGGCTGATCGAGGGACGGATCGGCGAGGGTCGGGAGCGGCTGGGGCAGGACGGGATGGTGTCCATGGTTCGGCGGCAGCTGGCGGAGGGGTTGCAGGGCGAGGCTCTGCTCCGGGCCGCGGTGAACGAGGTGCGGGACCTCAATGGCGGCGAGCTGACCGATGACGTGGCTGTGTTGCTGCTGGATCGGGTGGCGTGAGCAGCGGTTCGGCGCCGTTGCGGGGGCTGTCGTAGGCCGTCTGCGGGTTCGTCGTGGCTGGTCGCGCAGTTCCCCGCGCCCCTGATGGGGCGCGCTCCCCGTACTCCTGGTTCAGCGGCCGCCGTTCCACGGCCCGTAGGGGCCATCGCTGCTGGAGCCGCGGCGCTGGTTGCGGCCACCACCGGGCAGCGAGCGCAGTGCCGGGCGGACGTCGACCATGTAGACGATCGTGGCGATGAGGCCGATGATCGGCAGGAACGACAGGATGTTGAAGATCAGGTTCACCACGAAGGCGAGGGCGAGGATGATCAGCCAGAACGGCTTGGTCTTCTTGTCGGCCGCACGGTAGGCGTCCTCGCGGCGCGTGGCGGCGTCGATCAGCGCGAAGCCGCTGAAAAGGATCAGGGCCATGCTCAGCAGCCACATGAAGTTTGCGAAGCCCTGCATCAGCACAACGTCCACCACCCGACTCGGCTCGTCCCTACGCGGTCACCGTACCCGCAACCGCCCGCCCGCTACCCGGTCAACGGGCCGAGCACCCGGTAAGTGCCCGACCCGTCCGGTTATCGCCCCGGGCGCCGCTTACTTCGCCGGCGGGGTCGTCTTCTTCGCGGTGGCCTTGCGCGGAGCGGACTTCTTGGCGACGGGCTTCTTCGCCGGAGCGGCCGCCGTGGCGGGCTTGGCCTCGGCCGGCTTGTCCGCCTTGGCCTCGTCCTTGACCTCGACGGGCTCGGCCTTCGGCTCGACGGCCACGGCCAGCTCCTCGATCTCCTCGGCCACCTCGCCGCGCCAGGTCTTCACGGCCTGCTCGCCGTGCTCGGCGACCTTCTCGTAGGTCTCGCGGGCCTTGACGGCGTACTCGGCGGCCACGCCGACGCCGCGCAGCGCGATGTCCTGGGCGGACTCGCCGAGCTTCTTGAGGTCGGCGTCGAGGGTGGTGCCGAGCTTCTTCAGGTCGCCGTCGAGGGTGCTGATGAACTCGTTGACCCGGGCCTGGAGGGTCTCCTGCGTCTCCTTGACGCGGGCGCCGGCCTCCTTGGCACGGGCGGCGGCCCGCTCCTGGACGGCCTTGGGGTCGGTGCCGCGCACGGCCTCGATCCGGGCCGGGGCCTCGGCGCGCAGCTGCTCCACCAGGCCGGGGACCTTCTTTGCCTGCTGGAAGGCCAGGTCCGCGGTGCCGGCGGCGAAGTAGAGGGGAGTCGGGTCGCTGAAGGTCTTGCGGAGGTCGTCGGTGATGGCCATGGTGCTGGTCCTCCCGGGTCGCTTGGAGCTGAGGGTTTTGTGGTGAGGTCCCGCCGGGGCGGTGCGACGGCGGCCGGTTGCCCGGCTCAGCCGGCCGACTGCCGCGGCTCCCGCGGGTCCTCGGTGTCGTCCGGTGCGTTCTGCGGATCGAGCGGGTCTGACGGATCGAGCGCATCGAGCGTTTCCGGCGCATCCGGCACGTCGTCGTGCCCGTGACGCGCCACGTCGGTGTCCTCGGCCGCCGTGATCCCGAAGCCGTTCTCCTTGCGGAACGACTCGTAGATCTGGAGCAGCACCTGCTTCTGCTGCTCGGTCAGCGTGGGGTCGGCGAGGATGACGGCGCGCGTCTCCACCTCGTCCCGGTCCCGTTCGGCGTCCAGGATCCCGGCCCGCACATACAGCGTCTCGGCGGAGATCCGCAGCGCCTTGGCGACCTGCTGGAGCACCTCCGCGCTCGGCTTGCGCAGCCCGCGCTCGATCTGGCTCAGATACGGATTGGACACCCCGGCGGCCTCGGCGAGCTGCCGCAGCGAGAGCTGGGCGTTGCGCCGCTGCTCGCGCAGGTACTCACCGAGATTGCCGACGTTGAGCGTTGCCATACCCCCACCTTGCCCCAGTCGCGCTAACTATTGCAAGCACCCGCTTGCAAAAGTGCGCTAGGTCATGCCGGGCCCGGTGCGGCCCCCTGGTACGGGTGCTCTCGGGACGCGGCGTTGTCAGTGTGCTCTGCCAGGGTGTGCGTCGTGGAGGAACTGGTGGAGCGTGTCGACGACCGGGATCGTGAGCTGGGGGTGGTGGTCAGCCGCCGGCAGGCCGTCCGGGAGGGGTGGCTGCACCGGGTCGCCGTGACGGTGTGCCGTGATGAGCGCGGGCGGATCCTCGTCCACCGGCGGTCGGAGCAGCTGTCGCGCTACCCCGGGCGCTACGAGGTCGTGGTCGGTGGCGCCGTGGCTGTCGGTGAGTCCTATGAACAGGCCGCCGCGCGGGAGCTGGCCGAAGAGCTGGGCATCCATGTGCTGCCGCGCCTGCTGTTCACGTTCCTCAACCGCGGCGGACTGAGCCCTCACTGGCTCGGCGTGCACGAGGCCCTGGTGCCGGACTCCGTGGTCCCCGATCCCGAGGAGGTCGCCTGGCATGGCCGGCTGACCGAGCCGGAGCTGCGGTCGGCCCTGCTGGAGTGGCGTTTCACCCCCGACAGCCACGAGGTCTTCAGCCGGTATCCCGCATCCCCGGCCACGCGGTCCTGACCCCGGAGGACGACACCTTCCGGGCTCATTCCCGGCCCGGTGACGACAGGCCCTAGCGTCGGGGCCATGATCGTATGGCTCAACGGCACCCACGGCGCGGGCAAGACGACGACCAGTTCGCTCGTGCAGCGGCTCCTGACTCGCGGGTGTTAGATGCGGAGAAGGTCGGCGAGACGCTCATGGACATCTCGCCGGGGCTGCCCGGGACCGACAACTTCCAGCACTGGCCGCCGTGGCGGCCGCTCGTCGTCGAGACCGCCCGGCACGTGCTCGACTACACCGGCGGCACCCTGGTGATGCCGATGACCGTCCTGGTCGAGGAGTACTGGCGGGAGATCAGCGCGGGTCTCGCCCAGCACGCCATTCCGGTACGGCACTTCGTCCTCCACGCCGACCAGGACACCCTGCGCGGGCGCATCGAGGGGGACACAGTCATGGGCCCGTCCGCCTTCCGCCTCCGGTACCTGGAGCCCTACGCCGAGGCGGCCCGCACCTGGCTGCACGCCGAGGCCGAGGTCGTCGACACCACGCACCTCACGCCGGCGCAGGCCGCCCAGCGGATCGCGGAGGCGGTCAAGGCGTGAGCGGTCATGGATTTGTCTGCAATTTCCCGACGTGGAAAGGGGGATCGAGGGTCGGAAGGATGGTGCCGCCGCGCAACACCACACTGTGCACTCTCTGACCAGGAGTAGTAGTGAACTTCAAGCGAAAGCTCGTGAATTTGGCACTCGCCGGCGGACTGGCCGTGGGCGGACTGGCGGCGACCACGTCGCCCGCCTCGGCGGCGAAGGACAACTGCCCGGCGAACGCGCTGTGTCTCTGGCAGCGCACCGGGTGGGTGACGAACCCGGAGTTCGTGGCTCGCAGCACCGCGGCCTGCTTCGACCTGACCGATCCCAAGTACGGCGTCGGCACGTTCACTTGGGGCATCGGGTCGTACTGGAACCGGCTGCCGGTGAAGGTCGACGTCTACCACCTGGACCCCATCAAGTACACCCTCCATCTCGACGGCACCATCCGGTCCGGCGGCTTCAGCTCCGACAGCAAGAGCGGGAACTTCGGCGACAACGGGTACATCTGCATTGGCGGCGCCAGGCGACCGTAGAAGCAGCCGTCTTCGTCACGGAGTTCAGCGCAGCGTCAGCCGGGTCTCCGAAGCGATGTGGGTCAGCTTCTCGGGGTTGCGGACGTAGTAGATGCCGGTGATGCGGTCGGACTCGAAACGGATGGCCATGATGCCGTCGGTGACGCCGTCGGCGTGCAGGG
Encoded proteins:
- a CDS encoding DUF2516 family protein — encoded protein: MQGFANFMWLLSMALILFSGFALIDAATRREDAYRAADKKTKPFWLIILALAFVVNLIFNILSFLPIIGLIATIVYMVDVRPALRSLPGGGRNQRRGSSSDGPYGPWNGGR
- a CDS encoding helix-turn-helix domain-containing protein, producing MATLNVGNLGEYLREQRRNAQLSLRQLAEAAGVSNPYLSQIERGLRKPSAEVLQQVAKALRISAETLYVRAGILDAERDRDEVETRAVILADPTLTEQQKQVLLQIYESFRKENGFGITAAEDTDVARHGHDDVPDAPETLDALDPSDPLDPQNAPDDTEDPREPRQSAG
- a CDS encoding NUDIX domain-containing protein, coding for MEELVERVDDRDRELGVVVSRRQAVREGWLHRVAVTVCRDERGRILVHRRSEQLSRYPGRYEVVVGGAVAVGESYEQAAARELAEELGIHVLPRLLFTFLNRGGLSPHWLGVHEALVPDSVVPDPEEVAWHGRLTEPELRSALLEWRFTPDSHEVFSRYPASPATRS
- a CDS encoding peptidase inhibitor, whose translation is MNFKRKLVNLALAGGLAVGGLAATTSPASAAKDNCPANALCLWQRTGWVTNPEFVARSTAACFDLTDPKYGVGTFTWGIGSYWNRLPVKVDVYHLDPIKYTLHLDGTIRSGGFSSDSKSGNFGDNGYICIGGARRP